The genomic DNA GCGGCTGCACACATCAAGGCGTCGCTCCTTGGTTGTTCGGTGGCGGTTGTGGTGCAGGACGGCAGGCTGAAATTGGGCACCTGGCAGTCATTGTTCTTCTGCGAATTTGACGGGCCGCGCACCCGGCAGGTCTGGGTGAAGATCTTGCCTGGATGAGTTGCCATGCGCATCGCGGAGATAGGAGAGTTCGGCCTTATCGCTCGCTTGAAAGCCGTGTGTGGCACCCCCCCGGCCGATGTGGTCGTGGGCATCGATGACGACGCAGCGGCTTTTCGTCACACAAGCGACGAATTGCTGGTGGTGACCACCGACGCCCTGGTGGAAGGCGTCCATTTCCGCTGGGAGTATTTCACACCCTACCAGCTCGGCTGGCGGAGCATGGCCGCTAACATGAGCGACATCGCCGCTATGGCAGCAGAGCCGCGCTATGCCGTGGTCGCCGTGGCGTTGCCCGCCGCCATCAGCGTGGAGGAGGTCGAAGAGCTCTACCAGGGGATGGTCGATCTGGCGGCCCGCAGTGGTGCCAGCGTCATTGGCGGTGACACAACCCGCTCCCCTGGAGGGCTGTTCTTGAGCATCACCGTGTGCGGCAGCGTTCCGGCCCACTTGCTCGCCCGCAGGGATGGCGCACGCGCCGGGGATGGCCTCTACGTGACCGGCTACCTTGGGCAGGCCCACGCTGGTCTCCTCGCCCTGAGTTCGGCCGGGCAGCTCCCTAAGCAGCGGTTCCCCTCAGCAGTGGGCCGCCATCTGCAGCCGCTCCCGCGCGTGCAAGAGGCCCTCTTCCTGCGCGACAGGGTCCACTTGACCAGCATGATTGACGTGAGCGATGGCCTCGCCTCGGAGGTGCATCACCTCTGTCGGCTCGGTGGGGTAGGCGCGGTGCTGGACGAGGCGGCGATTCCCTTGTCTCAGGAGGCACGCGAGATAGCGGCCTCCTTGGGCCAGGAGGCGCGCGACTACGCCCTGAGCGGGGGCGAGGACTTTGAGCTGCTCTTCACTGCCGCCGACACTGAGGTGCAGGCGGTGAAGCGCTCCTTCGAAGCGGAGTTTGGCCTGTTGCTCACCAGAGTCGGCGAGATAGTGCCTGCCGAGCAGGGAGTGCTCCATCGCCAGAAGGATGGGCAGCTCCGGCCGCTCACAATGTCAGGCTGGAATCACTTCGGCAAGCCTGGGGACCAGACGGCGCAGGAGGGCGGGGATGCGCGTTCCTGAGGGTCGACTGCCGCGCGTGGTGCTGGCCGTGGGCAACCCCGCGCTGCAGAGTGCGGTGGCGGCTCTGCGCGCTGCCATCGATGCTGAGCAGGCGGCTGTGTGCCGCACCACATTGGCCGGAGACTTTGAGGCACTGTCTGAGGCCGCGCACCAACTGGGTCTTAAGCGCAGTCTGCGACGGGTGGGCCTGCTTGAGCCAGAAGCCGCGGACGATGACGCAGTCTCTGTGATCGACAGGCCGAAGCACCCCCTGGCGCCCCGTGCGGAGGAGGAAATGGCGCGTCTCGGAGAGCGCATGCTTGAGGACCTGGATGCGGCCCTGCAAGTGCTGCTATTCGGCTGGGCCGATGCGGCAGTGGTGGGCCCATTGGCAATGCCAGCCCTGCGCGCCGCCGGGTTCCACTACGCGGACATTGGTCGGCTCTTGGGCGAATGGCTCCGCCTGGAGGGCCGGGCGAGATTGAGGCGCGTGCCAGGAAAGCCTCTGGTGCGGGT from Calditrichota bacterium includes the following:
- a CDS encoding 4-hydroxythreonine-4-phosphate dehydrogenase PdxA; translation: MRVPEGRLPRVVLAVGNPALQSAVAALRAAIDAEQAAVCRTTLAGDFEALSEAAHQLGLKRSLRRVGLLEPEAADDDAVSVIDRPKHPLAPRAEEEMARLGERMLEDLDAALQVLLFGWADAAVVGPLAMPALRAAGFHYADIGRLLGEWLRLEGRARLRRVPGKPLVRVAGGAPAPIVLAAPGANSSPEELFLSLKESLQVAASLVNAKA
- the thiL gene encoding thiamine-phosphate kinase encodes the protein MRIAEIGEFGLIARLKAVCGTPPADVVVGIDDDAAAFRHTSDELLVVTTDALVEGVHFRWEYFTPYQLGWRSMAANMSDIAAMAAEPRYAVVAVALPAAISVEEVEELYQGMVDLAARSGASVIGGDTTRSPGGLFLSITVCGSVPAHLLARRDGARAGDGLYVTGYLGQAHAGLLALSSAGQLPKQRFPSAVGRHLQPLPRVQEALFLRDRVHLTSMIDVSDGLASEVHHLCRLGGVGAVLDEAAIPLSQEAREIAASLGQEARDYALSGGEDFELLFTAADTEVQAVKRSFEAEFGLLLTRVGEIVPAEQGVLHRQKDGQLRPLTMSGWNHFGKPGDQTAQEGGDARS